The following coding sequences are from one Ctenopharyngodon idella isolate HZGC_01 chromosome 17, HZGC01, whole genome shotgun sequence window:
- the LOC127498407 gene encoding calpain-8-like, with the protein MPPPAVPHGMCLKVMDDRNMKGGMGSETNPLKFMNQDYNILQDYCLKTRQRFVDEFFPPDPRSIGEGLLKPEVMARVEWIRPTKLCPDAAEFIVESVSRFDYSQGKVGNCWFLASVGALTFQSKLLQKVMPDGQSFSRNYTGLFHFRFWRFGNWYDVVIDDKLPTIDYQLIFVQSKTYNEFWPALLEKAYAKLCGSYADMHAGRVSEALMDFTGGVHIHYDLKMAPTDLWEIMYRAFQSEVLMGCETPQGNKNEEELRNGIILGHAYTVTNVYQVMSGRYPVKLVRLFNPWGEKEWNGDWSDKSPLWNTVSNEDRKQHLLDDNGEFWMSMEDFLKTFDNIDICCSYPDFLEGKSASRWISKYHNGSWVIGSTAGGCINHQDTFCTNPQFWLKINEMDKACEQGQSNVLVSLIQKPDKRNRRLAAHHGIGFCVFAVPPKMRSEGKFGSDFFKHRKPVATSGDFQVARQVMSFFRLEPGQYLIVPSTYSPNKNAEFILSILCKNEIHIQKDTERNEKDFLVDLVGESEAGYTEQEDEALNNKILFRQYSDQYKVVDAEKLQQLLHENLLRGNKNTEGFGLDSCRSIIAMSDFSVTGRLCGSEFLRLWNRIMTYKRIFYTMDSSKDGVLSLSELQNAFKKTGMHLNEDILNLMFVRYGGASEQISLEGFICLVMRLNCMASIFQRLCENGKISLNESEWIGLTMYS; encoded by the exons atgccTCCTCCAGCGGTTCCACATGGCATGTGCCTAAAAGTCATGGATGACCGCAACATGAAGGGTGGCATGGGCTCTGAAACAAATCCTTTGAAGTTCATGAATCAGGACTACAACATTTTACAAGACTACTGTCTCAAAACAAGACAGAGATTTGTGGATGAGTTTTTCCCGCCAGACCCTCGTTCCATTGGCGAAGGGCTGCTGAAGCCAGAAGTCATGGCCCGAGTGGAGTGGATAAGACCAACG AAATTGTGTCCAGATGCAGCTGAATTTATCGTAGAGTCAGTGTCTAGGTTTGACTACTCCCAAGGGAAAGTAG GAAACTGCTGGTTTCTGGCCTCTGTTGGGGCTCTAACATTTCAAAGCAAATTATTACAAAAGGTCATGCCAGACGGACAGTCATTCAGCCGCAATTATACTGGTTTATTTCACTTCAGG ttCTGGCGTTTCGGAAATTGGTATGATGTTGTGATTGATGACAAACTGCCAACAATTGACTACCAGCTGATTTTTGTGCAATCAAAAACATATAATGAGTTCTGGCCAGCCTTGTTGGAGAAAGCGTATGCCAA GTTGTGCGGCTCCTACGCTGACATGCATGCTGGTCGAGTATCTGAGGCCCTCATGGACTTCACCGGTGGGGTTCATATTCACTACGATCTGAAAATGGCTCCAACTGATTTGTGGGAGATAATGTACCGTGCTTTCCAGTCAGAAGTCCTTATGGGCTGTGAAACTCCACAAGGG AATAAGAATGAGGAAGAGTTACGAAATGGCATAATTCTGGGCCACGCTTACACTGTGACAAATGTTTACCAG GTCATGAGTGGTAGATATCCAGTTAAGCTGGTGAGATTGTTCAACCCATGGGGAGAAAAAGAGTGGAATGGAGACTGGAGTGACAA ATCACCCTTGTGGAACACAGTGAGTAATGAGGACCGCAAACAACATCTTCTGGACGATAATGGAGAGTTCTG gATGTCAATGGAAGATTTCCTTAAAACATTTGACAACATTGATATCTGCTGTTCCTATCCTGATTTTCTGGAAGGAAAGTCTGCATCTCGCTGGATTTCCAAGTACCACAATGGCAGCTGGGTTATTGGGAGTACAGCTGGAGGCTGCATAAATCATCAAG ACACCTTCTGTACCAACCCCCAGTTTTGGCTGAAGATTAATGAGATGGATAAGGCATGTGAGCAGGGCCAGAGCAATGTTTTGGTGTCCCTCATACAGAAACCTGATAAGAGAAACAGACGCCTTGCTGCACACCATGGCATCGGCTTCTGCGTGTTTGCA GTTCCACCCAAG aTGAGATCTGAGGGAAAGTTTGGATCAGACTTTTTCAAACACAGAAAGCCTGTGGCAACAAGCGGGGACTTTCAGGTTGCAAGACAGGTGATGAGCTTCTTCAGGCTGGAGCCAGGACAGTATCTCATTGTACCGTCCACTTACAGCCCCAATAAGAATGCAGAATTCATCCTGTCCATTCTGTGCAAAAATGAGATCCACATTCA AAAGGACACAGAAAGGAACGAGAAAGATTTTCTTGTGGATCTTGTAGGCGAGTCTGAG GCTGGATACACTGAACAAGAGGATGAAGCATTGAACAACAAAATTCTGTTTCGACAATATTCTGATCAG TACAAGGTTGTTGATGCTGAGAAACTTCAACAGCTTCTTCATGAAAATCTGCTTAGAG GGAATAAAAATACTGAAGGATTTGGCCTGGATTCCTGCAGAAGTATAATTGCCATGTCAGAT TTCTCTGTCACTGGAAGACTTTGTGGATCAGAATTTCTTCGTCTGTGGAACCGCATTATGACATACAAG CGTATCTTCTACACCATGGACTCTTCCAAAGATGGTGTTCTGTCTTTGAGCGAACTGCAAAACGCTTTCAAGAAAACAG GCATGCATCTAAATGAAGACATCCTGAATCTCATGTTTGTGCGGTATGGTGGTGCTTCAGAACAGATCTCTCTGGAGGGCTTCATTTGCCTTGTCATGCGTTTGAACTGCATGGCTA GCATATTTCAGAGACTCTGTGAAAATGGGAAGATATCTCTTAATGAGAGTGAG TGGATAGGACTCACCATGTACTCATGA